A stretch of bacterium DNA encodes these proteins:
- a CDS encoding type II toxin-antitoxin system RelB/DinJ family antitoxin, protein MKTAVIHARIEPQIKRQAEGVLHNLGISPTEAIRIFYRQIMLRHGLPFAVAVPNECTAATLEKSRRGEDVQEFESLDAMFESWKK, encoded by the coding sequence ATGAAAACAGCAGTTATCCATGCGAGAATAGAACCCCAGATAAAACGACAGGCTGAAGGCGTTCTGCATAATCTAGGAATCAGCCCGACAGAGGCGATTCGGATTTTCTACAGGCAGATCATGCTCAGGCATGGGCTCCCATTCGCCGTGGCCGTCCCCAACGAATGCACGGCTGCCACCCTTGAAAAGAGCCGCCGCGGCGAGGATGTTCAGGAGTTTGAGTCATTGGATGCCATGTTTGAGAGCTGGAAGAAATGA
- a CDS encoding type II toxin-antitoxin system YafQ family toxin, which translates to MKKVSQTTQFARDIKKMRKRGKDLAKLEVIVRLLATGSPLDPKYRDHPLVGEWKSSHDCHVEPDWILIYTADDDSLRLERTGTHSDLFR; encoded by the coding sequence ATGAAGAAGGTCTCCCAGACCACCCAGTTCGCCCGCGACATCAAGAAGATGAGGAAACGTGGGAAGGATCTGGCAAAACTCGAGGTGATTGTAAGGCTTCTGGCTACCGGATCTCCGCTTGATCCCAAATACAGGGATCATCCTCTCGTCGGAGAATGGAAATCCTCGCATGACTGCCATGTGGAACCCGACTGGATCCTGATTTATACTGCCGATGATGATTCACTGCGGCTTGAACGAACTGGGACACATTCGGATCTGTTCAGATAA
- a CDS encoding toxin, translated as MKWTRVAATERLKTERGLSFEQMVMHIEGGDLLAVNEHPNQGRYPGQQILVVRVGDYVYLVSFVESAEGRFLKTIIPSRKATHQFLGESDEEDKT; from the coding sequence TTGAAATGGACAAGAGTCGCCGCGACGGAGCGACTCAAGACGGAGCGAGGGCTCAGTTTTGAACAAATGGTGATGCATATTGAGGGGGGCGATCTGCTGGCTGTGAATGAACACCCAAATCAGGGGCGATATCCCGGTCAGCAGATTCTGGTCGTTCGAGTTGGGGATTATGTGTACTTGGTGTCGTTTGTGGAATCGGCGGAAGGTCGCTTTCTCAAGACGATCATTCCAAGCCGAAAAGCAACACACCAGTTTTTGGGAGAATCCGATGAAGAAGACAAAACTTGA
- a CDS encoding uroporphyrinogen decarboxylase family protein, which yields MSPMTGKERFNNTLDLKPVDHSPCHEDLWPETYQQWQDAGLLTGDFVEQFKLDLRMGGWPNNTVDLDFKPVVLEESEDTQLILDGNGAQLRRHKKHSTTPEHVNFSVTERPAWEEIAKPHLLKTDWRRINVADYRKARAQADQNQEFFCWSGVGPFEQMHPLCGHEHMLVGMALDPDWVKDMVMTYVDMTIRHLEILFTEEGLPDGAFVYEDMGFKERPFMSPEMYEEIVEPGHKRLFDFFHGKGLKVIVHSCGFVEPLVPGLIRAGMNCLQAMEVKAGMHMPRLAKQFGKQIAFFGGVDARALISNDRTIIDAEMDRTIAPLMAMGCSYVIHSDHSIPPEVKFETLQYFFERGRRMTTRQ from the coding sequence ATGAGCCCCATGACAGGCAAAGAGCGATTCAACAACACCCTCGACCTTAAACCCGTTGACCATAGTCCCTGTCACGAGGATCTGTGGCCTGAGACATATCAACAATGGCAGGACGCCGGCCTGCTCACGGGAGACTTCGTAGAGCAATTTAAACTCGACTTGCGCATGGGCGGCTGGCCCAATAATACCGTTGACCTCGATTTCAAGCCCGTTGTACTGGAGGAATCGGAGGATACCCAATTGATTCTTGATGGAAATGGAGCTCAGCTCCGCCGCCACAAAAAGCACTCCACCACCCCTGAACACGTCAACTTCAGCGTAACTGAACGTCCCGCGTGGGAGGAAATAGCCAAACCTCACCTTCTCAAGACCGACTGGCGCCGCATCAATGTCGCTGATTATCGGAAGGCGCGCGCTCAGGCCGACCAAAATCAGGAATTTTTCTGTTGGTCCGGTGTTGGCCCATTCGAACAGATGCACCCACTCTGTGGACACGAACACATGCTAGTCGGCATGGCTCTGGATCCGGACTGGGTCAAAGACATGGTCATGACCTATGTCGACATGACCATACGCCACCTGGAGATTCTCTTCACCGAAGAAGGGCTGCCGGACGGGGCTTTCGTTTACGAGGACATGGGCTTCAAGGAGCGTCCCTTTATGTCGCCCGAGATGTACGAAGAGATCGTTGAACCCGGCCACAAGCGCCTATTTGATTTTTTCCATGGGAAGGGCCTGAAAGTCATCGTACATTCCTGCGGTTTTGTTGAACCTCTGGTTCCCGGTCTGATCCGCGCCGGAATGAACTGCCTTCAGGCAATGGAGGTCAAGGCGGGAATGCACATGCCCAGATTGGCAAAGCAATTCGGGAAACAAATTGCCTTCTTCGGCGGCGTTGACGCCCGCGCCCTCATCAGTAACGATCGAACCATCATTGATGCGGAAATGGATCGAACCATAGCCCCGTTGATGGCCATGGGCTGCAGTTACGTCATCCATTCCGACCATTCCATTCCGCCCGAGGTGAAATTCGAAACCCTGCAATATTTCTTTGAACGCGGCCGCCGCATGACCACCCGGCAGTAA
- a CDS encoding AraC family transcriptional regulator, giving the protein MAGLGQAEIMTAAVTECAPDWSWDSKLSPWRHLILWMVTAGKGTMNHAGQVYPVHAGDCFVFRMWHRCVGMHDPKTPLTVYWCEFRFLDVKGNPLTLSDAVGARLPVVHRRPPDLPFLTQVFDRAIRYSRESGRRMEANLWMEATLQELSRQDARLPRSGLELEHYEAIRDVVAAIRREPGKAWSVRELSNQLHYTPDHFSRMFRAVRGESPREFLIRTRIEEAKHLISMSSYSIGRIADLLGYSDIYHFSKQFKEKTGIPPSLFRAHRKAGDRVMG; this is encoded by the coding sequence ATGGCGGGTCTGGGGCAGGCGGAAATCATGACGGCGGCGGTGACGGAGTGCGCTCCGGACTGGAGTTGGGATAGCAAGTTGTCACCTTGGCGTCATCTTATCTTGTGGATGGTGACGGCAGGGAAAGGGACCATGAATCACGCGGGCCAGGTCTATCCTGTGCATGCGGGTGACTGCTTTGTGTTCCGGATGTGGCATCGGTGTGTGGGCATGCATGACCCGAAAACACCCCTGACTGTCTATTGGTGTGAATTTCGTTTTTTGGATGTAAAGGGAAACCCATTGACGCTTTCCGATGCTGTTGGCGCCCGATTGCCGGTTGTGCACCGGCGTCCACCTGATCTCCCCTTTTTAACTCAGGTGTTCGACCGGGCAATTCGCTATTCTCGCGAGTCAGGACGTCGCATGGAGGCAAATTTATGGATGGAGGCAACGCTTCAGGAGTTGTCTCGACAGGATGCCCGGTTGCCGCGAAGCGGGTTGGAGCTGGAGCACTATGAGGCAATCCGGGACGTAGTAGCCGCGATCCGCCGGGAACCTGGAAAGGCGTGGTCGGTGCGCGAACTCTCAAATCAACTGCATTATACTCCGGATCACTTCTCGAGGATGTTCCGTGCAGTACGGGGTGAGTCCCCTCGGGAGTTTTTGATCCGGACACGGATTGAGGAGGCGAAACATTTGATTTCCATGTCCAGCTACAGCATTGGCCGTATCGCCGATCTGCTTGGATATTCGGATATCTATCATTTCAGTAAGCAGTTTAAGGAGAAAACAGGCATTCCGCCTTCCCTTTTTCGGGCACACCGAAAGGCGGGGGACCGCGTCATGGGTTAA
- a CDS encoding helix-turn-helix domain-containing protein: MKENNTVSKTDRLLDEIGQLTGQGALYHGLYEPQLLLNNKVCPFCRHALSHPVAASLCRIACCNSTVHATASGEPHFYRCWANLLFITIPIAPHNKCCGGVELGGFCIAGEENDIRDAVTQIAGTWPNTDPKAFLKLIPTLHQITPSALRGLGTLAMETSCSSGVNSSEFFRRQNEKYLQQRRIAEALADIRQQETTPPDILGDTYQLLSCLDQNDKPGAMAFVSKYLAKLLMASNWNQTKLKAHVRVLLAVMTSQNILSGTPWTVATSREMRQMLRLEHATSTEESCYEVAEWIKEYFEGKDPSAQDGRPLSERVTNWQQSHYQESVTLANASRAIGVSTSTLVHRLRREAGKTFKQLLTEIRLSEAKKFLATTSLDISEIGDTCGFFDQSHFTREFKRAINLTPGEFRKLLRVPDEALLLSGLKNLDETAPLQPPPTTKRRPIKN; this comes from the coding sequence ATGAAGGAAAACAATACCGTCTCCAAAACAGATCGGCTTCTTGATGAGATCGGGCAATTGACCGGACAAGGTGCCCTTTATCACGGACTGTATGAGCCACAACTTCTGCTTAACAACAAGGTCTGCCCCTTCTGCCGGCACGCCCTGTCCCACCCCGTAGCCGCCTCCTTATGCCGCATCGCCTGCTGTAACTCCACGGTTCACGCCACGGCCTCAGGGGAACCCCATTTTTATCGCTGCTGGGCCAATCTTCTCTTCATTACCATCCCCATCGCACCCCACAATAAATGTTGTGGGGGCGTAGAACTCGGCGGATTCTGTATCGCAGGCGAAGAAAACGACATCAGGGATGCCGTGACCCAGATTGCCGGGACCTGGCCCAACACGGATCCAAAAGCATTTCTGAAACTCATCCCAACTCTCCATCAAATCACTCCAAGCGCCCTGCGTGGACTGGGAACTCTGGCCATGGAGACATCCTGCTCGTCGGGTGTCAATTCAAGCGAGTTCTTCCGGCGCCAAAATGAGAAGTATCTGCAGCAGCGCAGGATTGCGGAAGCGTTAGCGGACATTCGCCAGCAGGAGACCACGCCCCCGGACATTCTCGGCGACACCTATCAACTGCTTTCGTGCCTCGACCAGAACGACAAGCCGGGGGCGATGGCCTTCGTCTCCAAATACCTTGCAAAACTCCTGATGGCCAGTAACTGGAACCAGACTAAGCTCAAGGCGCATGTGCGTGTCCTGCTGGCGGTGATGACCAGCCAGAACATTCTGAGCGGAACTCCCTGGACCGTGGCGACCAGCCGGGAGATGCGCCAGATGCTCAGGCTGGAACATGCCACATCAACGGAGGAAAGCTGTTACGAGGTAGCAGAATGGATCAAGGAGTATTTCGAGGGTAAAGATCCCTCCGCCCAGGATGGTCGCCCCCTTTCAGAGCGCGTGACTAACTGGCAACAATCCCACTATCAGGAAAGTGTCACCCTGGCCAACGCCTCGCGCGCCATCGGGGTCAGCACCTCAACCCTAGTTCACCGCCTGCGCCGGGAGGCCGGGAAAACCTTCAAACAACTGCTCACAGAGATCCGCCTTTCCGAGGCCAAAAAGTTTCTCGCCACCACGTCGCTCGACATCAGCGAAATCGGGGACACCTGCGGGTTTTTCGACCAAAGCCACTTCACGAGGGAATTCAAGCGCGCCATCAACCTTACACCCGGCGAATTCCGCAAATTACTCCGCGTCCCCGACGAGGCCCTGCTCCTTTCGGGCCTGAAAAATCTGGATGAAACCGCCCCTCTTCAACCCCCCCCGACAACGAAGCGCCGCCCCATTAAAAACTGA
- a CDS encoding uroporphyrinogen decarboxylase family protein produces the protein MNRQYFIDLTRKDVRVPIGVDMILHQYPDVDAILDNGERMGQVLLEAARFYNSPIVMPHMDLMLEKDHLLSLMGIPAVDRPAYHFHGCPSDDMVSEFKSKIKGPLGRRMEARNDAIRYVATHSTLLPMGISIGPFSLMTKLLADPITPIFLHGMGITGDEDSEVRAVEICLDLALAVVLRAIESQLDAGAQIIIVAEPAANSVYLSPKQMEEGADIFDRFVLAQNAVMRKLVADRGAALIFHDCGALTPGMIRKLDTLRPEVFSFGSPVNLWEAADLVSKDTVLYGNLPSKRFMSDSLITVEQVKEMSCDLAARMREKNHPFMLGTECDVLCVHEHKEVIARKVEAFMTCSLQ, from the coding sequence ATGAATCGTCAGTATTTCATTGATTTGACCCGGAAAGATGTGCGAGTGCCCATTGGCGTAGATATGATTCTGCATCAATACCCTGATGTGGATGCCATTCTTGACAATGGGGAGCGGATGGGCCAAGTGCTGCTGGAGGCCGCGCGGTTCTATAACAGCCCGATCGTGATGCCCCACATGGATCTGATGCTGGAGAAAGACCATCTCCTGTCCCTGATGGGTATCCCCGCAGTGGATCGTCCGGCATATCATTTCCACGGTTGTCCATCGGATGACATGGTGAGTGAATTCAAGTCGAAGATAAAAGGCCCTCTTGGCAGGAGGATGGAGGCCCGGAATGATGCCATCCGGTATGTGGCGACCCATTCGACGCTCTTACCCATGGGAATTTCCATCGGCCCTTTTTCGTTGATGACCAAACTGTTGGCTGATCCCATCACACCTATTTTTCTTCATGGTATGGGCATTACCGGCGACGAGGATTCGGAAGTCAGGGCTGTAGAGATTTGCCTGGACTTGGCGCTGGCGGTGGTTTTGCGTGCCATTGAATCGCAACTGGATGCTGGTGCCCAGATCATCATCGTTGCCGAACCAGCCGCCAATTCCGTTTACCTCTCACCCAAACAGATGGAGGAGGGGGCTGATATCTTTGACCGGTTTGTGCTGGCCCAGAATGCGGTCATGCGCAAGCTCGTGGCTGATCGCGGGGCGGCCTTGATTTTTCATGATTGTGGTGCACTTACGCCCGGGATGATTCGTAAACTCGACACTCTTCGCCCAGAGGTTTTCAGTTTTGGTAGCCCCGTGAATTTATGGGAGGCGGCGGACCTTGTATCTAAGGACACAGTTCTCTATGGGAATCTTCCCTCCAAACGGTTTATGTCCGACTCCCTGATCACGGTTGAACAGGTGAAGGAGATGTCCTGTGACCTGGCGGCACGGATGCGGGAAAAGAACCATCCTTTCATGCTGGGAACGGAATGCGACGTGCTTTGTGTTCATGAACATAAAGAGGTGATTGCACGCAAGGTGGAAGCCTTCATGACCTGTTCGTTACAGTAA
- a CDS encoding OFA family MFS transporter, with translation MSLNNKRWWIAVSGTCLQICLGSVYAWSYFQMPLMNRYHWSNTQVSWVFSLAICFLGLAAAWGGMNLGKWGPRRLAMLGGVLFGSGTLIAALALHVESLILLYVGYGIVGGTGLGLGYVTPVATVAKWFPDKKGFVTGMVVMGFGLGAMLMSKVLAPMLMAATGGNPVSVFAFLGVFFLITVTLCGTVLQNPPAGYVPEGMTPTSSTVCAFSDEYVPISSYLLSRRFLTMWGVFFCNIVAGIAIIGFQSPLLQDLLRKENPVMTTSALVSTGATLIAVSSLFNGIGRFLWGGLSDRIGRIQVFRIMLATQGLAFLILSRVENPWLFAVLVCYVLLCYGGGFGAMPSFVLDVFGGKRMPWVYGSILTAWSAAGIVGPQIVAWLKDHYAQQAGPVSFLVGAGFLIIGLALSGYVTDEPFALRAPVNPKGSVLNDVVGKC, from the coding sequence ATGTCATTAAACAACAAACGATGGTGGATTGCGGTTTCCGGAACCTGTCTCCAGATTTGTCTGGGCTCGGTATATGCCTGGAGTTATTTCCAGATGCCCCTGATGAACCGGTATCATTGGAGTAACACCCAGGTGTCGTGGGTATTCAGCCTAGCGATATGTTTTCTGGGTTTGGCGGCGGCATGGGGCGGGATGAACCTGGGCAAATGGGGGCCCCGTCGTCTGGCGATGCTAGGGGGGGTGCTGTTCGGGTCTGGCACCTTGATTGCGGCCCTGGCGTTGCATGTCGAGTCACTCATCCTGCTCTATGTGGGATACGGCATAGTGGGTGGAACGGGACTCGGACTTGGCTATGTCACTCCGGTGGCGACGGTGGCCAAATGGTTCCCCGATAAGAAAGGATTTGTCACAGGCATGGTGGTCATGGGGTTCGGGCTGGGTGCCATGCTGATGAGCAAGGTGCTGGCACCGATGTTGATGGCGGCGACGGGGGGTAATCCAGTCTCTGTTTTCGCTTTTCTCGGCGTTTTCTTTCTGATTACGGTCACCTTGTGCGGTACGGTACTTCAGAATCCCCCGGCCGGGTATGTTCCGGAGGGTATGACCCCAACCTCCAGCACGGTGTGCGCCTTCAGTGATGAATACGTTCCCATCAGTTCCTATTTGCTGTCGCGGCGATTCCTGACCATGTGGGGCGTCTTTTTCTGCAACATCGTTGCAGGGATCGCTATCATCGGTTTTCAGTCCCCACTGTTACAGGATTTGCTCAGGAAGGAGAATCCTGTCATGACAACTTCAGCCCTGGTTTCAACCGGGGCCACCCTGATCGCAGTGAGTTCCCTGTTTAATGGAATCGGGCGCTTTTTGTGGGGTGGGCTCTCGGATCGCATAGGTCGTATTCAAGTCTTTCGCATTATGCTGGCGACCCAGGGCCTGGCCTTCCTGATATTGTCCAGGGTGGAGAACCCTTGGCTCTTTGCCGTGCTGGTTTGTTATGTCCTGCTTTGCTATGGCGGTGGATTCGGGGCAATGCCCTCTTTCGTGTTGGACGTGTTCGGGGGAAAGCGGATGCCATGGGTGTATGGCAGCATTCTCACGGCATGGTCGGCGGCGGGGATTGTCGGCCCGCAGATCGTAGCCTGGCTGAAAGATCATTATGCCCAACAGGCTGGTCCGGTGTCATTTCTTGTGGGTGCGGGTTTCCTGATTATAGGGTTGGCGCTGTCGGGGTATGTAACCGATGAACCCTTCGCCTTGCGTGCGCCTGTGAACCCCAAAGGGTCCGTACTCAATGATGTGGTGGGTAAATGCTAA
- a CDS encoding methylenetetrahydrofolate reductase C-terminal domain-containing protein — translation MLRDALLNGEFVITCEFVPGRGKEGASLDAALLFARDVVGSLPKIHAVSLTDNPGGNAAMIPDALAPEILKTGMDVLIHFSCRDMNRNAMESRLMALARAGANNLLVISGDYPSGGYDGNAASVFDLDSVQAVKYIKQLNAGLEISGVKKGTVTRMPPTSFLVAAAVCPFKATEEELLPQYFKMEKKIAAGADFIIPQLGYDMRKFLEIKRYLRSRGLNVPVLGNVYVLSYGAAKAMNAGMVPGCVVTDELLRVVEAESKEPDKGKSKRLERAAKMVAMFKGMGFNGVHIGGFALKTEDFRFIINRAVELESRWEEFIPEVSFARDGEYYAFPPPANYVDSDQDKDVVKGLGKGRRIWGYEMSKLFHRIVFERSSVVARILTWYYKRIGDQSVLARLSHANEHAAKMLLYGCQDCGDCALTDMAFCCPKALCAKQQRNGPCGGSVNGMCEAYSDSRPCVWTLVYNRLKSDGKLDEIRTHYVPPQRSQLAHTSGWANYFLRRDHNAN, via the coding sequence ATGTTAAGAGACGCACTTTTAAACGGCGAGTTTGTCATCACTTGCGAATTTGTGCCCGGTCGTGGAAAAGAGGGGGCAAGCCTGGATGCAGCACTTCTCTTCGCGCGGGATGTCGTAGGATCGCTTCCGAAAATTCATGCCGTCAGCTTGACCGACAATCCCGGCGGTAACGCGGCCATGATTCCCGATGCCTTGGCCCCGGAGATTCTCAAAACGGGAATGGACGTGTTGATTCATTTCTCCTGCCGCGACATGAACCGAAATGCCATGGAATCGCGCCTGATGGCCCTTGCCCGGGCGGGCGCCAATAATCTTCTGGTTATCTCAGGCGACTATCCATCGGGCGGATATGACGGTAATGCGGCTAGTGTGTTTGACCTTGATTCTGTGCAGGCCGTCAAATACATCAAACAATTAAATGCCGGGCTTGAGATTTCCGGAGTCAAGAAAGGCACCGTGACCCGCATGCCGCCAACCAGTTTCCTGGTTGCGGCGGCGGTATGTCCTTTCAAGGCGACTGAAGAGGAACTACTGCCCCAGTATTTCAAGATGGAGAAGAAAATCGCGGCGGGTGCCGACTTTATCATTCCTCAGCTCGGGTATGACATGCGCAAGTTCCTGGAGATCAAACGTTATTTGCGGAGTCGAGGATTGAATGTGCCAGTGTTGGGAAACGTCTATGTGTTGAGTTATGGCGCGGCCAAAGCGATGAATGCAGGTATGGTCCCCGGTTGTGTCGTCACGGATGAGTTGTTGCGCGTGGTCGAAGCGGAGTCAAAAGAACCTGACAAAGGGAAGTCGAAACGTCTGGAGCGGGCGGCCAAGATGGTCGCCATGTTCAAGGGCATGGGCTTCAACGGGGTTCATATCGGAGGGTTTGCCCTCAAAACGGAAGACTTTCGTTTTATCATTAATCGCGCCGTTGAATTGGAGTCACGTTGGGAGGAGTTTATTCCCGAGGTATCGTTCGCTCGTGATGGCGAATATTATGCTTTCCCTCCGCCAGCCAACTACGTCGATTCCGATCAGGATAAGGATGTTGTCAAAGGCCTTGGAAAAGGGCGTCGTATCTGGGGTTATGAAATGTCAAAGCTGTTTCATCGTATTGTCTTTGAGCGTAGCAGCGTGGTCGCGCGTATACTTACCTGGTACTACAAAAGGATTGGCGATCAATCTGTTTTGGCTCGTCTCTCGCATGCCAACGAGCATGCAGCCAAGATGTTACTTTATGGATGCCAGGACTGCGGGGATTGCGCGCTGACGGATATGGCCTTCTGTTGTCCCAAAGCCCTGTGTGCTAAACAGCAGCGAAATGGTCCCTGCGGCGGCAGCGTGAACGGGATGTGTGAAGCGTATTCAGATTCCCGGCCTTGTGTGTGGACTCTGGTGTATAACCGCCTGAAGAGCGATGGAAAGCTCGATGAAATAAGGACCCATTACGTGCCCCCTCAACGATCACAGTTGGCGCATACGTCAGGATGGGCCAATTATTTTCTTCGGCGTGATCATAACGCAAATTGA
- the cbiB gene encoding adenosylcobinamide-phosphate synthase CbiB, with the protein MTLTLHILAAVGLDLMIGDPRWLPHPVRGIGWLAQRLEAPLRRLLKNEYAAGVLVVLLVVGSTAFAVWGLIHGAMLLHPVASDIVSILAIYTAIAPRDLARHSMSVYHELKAGDLPLSRKRVAMIVGRDTDTLDEADVTRAAVECVAESTVDGVTAPLFFALLAGPLGAMTYRAINTLDSTFGYLTPRYCRFGWASARLDDLANYLPARLTAPLIGVAAVFLNMRPLQSWCILRRDGRKHASPNSGLPEAAMAGALGVQLGGTAIYDGEPLEKPTIGDALTPLTAQHILQANLLMFTTMALFLALGLLARRSF; encoded by the coding sequence ATGACCCTGACATTACACATACTTGCCGCCGTCGGCCTGGATCTCATGATTGGAGATCCCCGCTGGTTGCCGCATCCTGTCCGGGGCATCGGCTGGCTGGCACAACGGCTGGAAGCCCCCCTGCGGCGCCTCCTCAAAAACGAATATGCGGCCGGCGTGCTGGTGGTGTTACTGGTGGTTGGCTCAACTGCCTTCGCGGTCTGGGGGCTGATTCATGGTGCGATGCTCTTGCATCCTGTCGCCAGCGATATCGTCTCTATTCTGGCCATCTACACGGCGATCGCACCCCGCGATCTCGCCAGGCACAGCATGTCGGTTTATCACGAGCTGAAGGCTGGAGATCTCCCCCTATCCCGCAAGCGGGTCGCCATGATTGTCGGGCGCGATACGGATACCCTCGATGAAGCCGACGTCACCCGGGCGGCTGTTGAATGTGTAGCCGAAAGCACTGTCGACGGCGTTACCGCCCCCCTCTTTTTCGCCCTTCTTGCGGGCCCGTTGGGCGCCATGACCTATCGTGCCATCAACACCTTGGACTCAACCTTTGGCTACCTGACGCCGCGTTACTGCCGTTTTGGGTGGGCCTCTGCCCGCCTTGACGATCTTGCCAATTACCTCCCGGCCCGCCTCACCGCACCGTTGATCGGCGTGGCCGCAGTCTTCCTGAACATGCGCCCGCTACAGTCATGGTGCATACTCCGGAGGGATGGCCGAAAACATGCCAGCCCCAACTCCGGCTTACCGGAAGCGGCCATGGCCGGCGCGCTGGGCGTACAACTCGGTGGCACCGCTATTTACGACGGGGAACCTCTTGAGAAACCCACCATCGGCGATGCCCTGACACCGCTCACCGCCCAACATATTCTCCAGGCCAATCTCCTCATGTTCACCACCATGGCGCTGTTTCTGGCCCTGGGCCTACTGGCCCGCCGCTCATTCTAG